Proteins encoded in a region of the Cheilinus undulatus linkage group 8, ASM1832078v1, whole genome shotgun sequence genome:
- the dbf4 gene encoding protein DBF4 homolog A produces the protein MKPKRTQRHPGSQIQGKGLGAGGDKATLSQAKPAQVKPFAGKVFYLDLPSNRGAETLERDIKELGGTVEKFFSKEIKYLVSNKREARFVHYLKQDSPVPSPDSGPSSPHPCSNPHRPGSHGDIIKSKSQGQTDTIVTSRGKSLVEKVVKEQKKVQMNKILSNALEWGVKILYVDDILMYVEKKKKTVSSQCPATTAVKKSTKVESAEKHSFQKIKGGRISKPFIKVEDSSRHYRPIYLTMPNMPEFNLNTLPPCTPFRVEDKDPAGNKQRGQSEERAHGRKKNRDKKRGGYCECCLIKYENLTSHLQSDRHKAFSKSEEYLVVDRLVSALPCSLIHMKPQVKRPKCSVSSVLVTPGPCGKTEQRHKRDLNTSEILKEEQQQTDDGHKGSNSGQSLKMKNVSASAPLIHKEKDRRSNYTHLDRSKHKPSSHKRPCRQNSLTFCTQTAGLDEIPQPDTETAPSRGETVASTLSGFTQVDPADEIITQEMNSSPSHSCSVNKQKEASHQHEESDRRQDSSLYEAAQNKVTGNNSEKDETSPSSLNFSPVRKIQRRVRVYKRKRRKVDAQVECVKPSEIPTDPLMKLWEIFQSSDDMEVEFLGF, from the exons atgaagccaaaacGTACCCAGAGGCATCCGGGATCCCAAATACAAG gaAAAGGCCTTGGTGCTGGTGGTGACAAGGCAACCCTGAGTCAGGCTAAGCCTGCTCAGGTCAAACCTTTTGCTGGGAAAGTGTTTTACCTGGATCTGCCATCAAATAGAGGAGCAGAGACATTGGAGAGGGACATCAAGGAGCTTGGAGGA ACAGTGGAGAAGTTCTTCAGTAAAGAAATAAAGTACCTGGTGTCAAACAAGAGGGAGGCTAGATTCGTTCATTACCTCAAACAGGACTCTCCAGTCCCCAGCCCAGATTCGGGACCAAGTTCTCCTCATCCTTGCTCAAACCCACATCGACCTGGCAGCCATGGGGACATCATCAAAAGCAAGTCTCAGGGCCAAACAGACACA ATTGTTACAAGTAGGGGGAAGTCTTTGGTggagaaagtggtgaaagagCAG AAGAAGGTGCAAATGAACAAGATCTTGTCAAACGCTCTGGAGTGGGGTGTGAAAATTCTTTATGTAGATG ATATATTAATGTAtgttgagaagaaaaaaaagacagtcaGCAGCCAGTGCCCTGCTaccactgctgtaaaaaaaagt ACCAAAGTGGagtcagcagaaaaacacagcTTTCAGAAAATCAAAG GAGGACGGATTAGTAAACCCTTTATCAAGGTTGAGGACTCAAGCAG GCACTACCGTCCAATCTACCTCACTATGCCAAACATGCCTGAGTTCAACCTGAACACTCTTCCTCCCTGTACTCCATTCCGTGTCGAGGACAAGGATCCCGCTGGGaacaaacagagaggacagag TGAAGAAAGAGCGCATGGCCGAAAGAAGAACAGAGACAAGAAACGAGGCGGCTACTGCGAGTGTTGTTTGATCAAATATGAGAACCTCACATCG catcTGCAAAGTGATCGCCACAAGGCTTTCTCAAAGAGTGAGGAATATTTGGTCGTGGACAGACTGGTTTCAGCTCTTCCCTGCAGCTTAATTCACATGAAACCTCAAGTAAAAAG ACCCAAGTGCAGTGTTTCTTCAGTTCTGGTCACTCCTGGACCGTGTGGAAAAACTGAGCAAAGACACAAGAGAGACCTGAATACCTCAGAGATTCTTAAAGAAGAGCAGCAACAGACTGACGATGGGCACAAGGGATCTAATTCAGGACAAAGTTTGAAAATGAAGAATGTCTCTGCTTCTGCTCCTCTAATTCACAAAGAGAAGGACAGGCGGAGTAATTATACTCACTTGGACAGATCCAAGCACAAACCTTCTTCACATAAACGGCCGTGCAGACAGAATTCATTGACTTTTTGCACTCAGACAGCAGGGCTGGATGAGATTCCTCAGCCTGATACAGAGACGGCTCCCTCTAGGGGTGAAACTGTAGCCTCTACCCTTTCTGGTTTTACTCAGGTTGACCCAGCGGACGAAATCATAACTCAAGAAATGAATAGCTCACCCTCCCACTCCTGCTCTGTGAACAAACAGAAGGAAGCTTCACATCAACATGAGGAGTCAGACAGGAGGCAGGACTCTTCATTGTATGAGGCTGCTCAAAACAAAGTAACAGGAAACAACTCAGAGAAGGATGAAACAAGTCCTTCCTCACTAAACTTTTCTCCTGTTCGGAAAATACAGAGGAGGGTGAGAGTTTATAAACGCAAAAGACGTAAAGTGGATGCTCAAGTTGAATGTGTAAAGCCAAGTGAAATTCCCACTGACCCCTTGATGAAACTTTGGGAGATTTTTCAATCCAGTGATGACATGGAGGTTGAATTTCTTGGCTTTTAG
- the slc25a40 gene encoding solute carrier family 25 member 40: MSGQSPASSVNGGITPLQQMVASCSGAILTSLFVTPLDVVKIRLQAQKNPFPKGKCFVYCNGLMDHICVCENGNSKAWYKAPGHFNGTLDAFVKIVRHEGIKSLWSGLPPTLVMAVPATVIYFTCYDQLCAALRLRMGDYAQEAPLVAGAVARVGSATVISPLELIRTKLQSQKQSYRELIVCIRSAVETEGWLSLWRGLGPTLLRDVPFSAMYWYNYEKTKGRLCERYNTKEPTFTITFISGAVSGSIASLVTLPFDVVKTRRQVELGELQAKNLSPEVSTYTFSVMSRIVAQDGITGLFAGLLPRLIKVAPACAIMISTYEFGKAFFHKHNQERTLRPLQTSNT; this comes from the exons ATGAGTGGTCAAAGTCCTGCGTCTTCTGTCAATGGAGGCATTACTCCACTTCAGCAGATGGTGGCGTCCTGCTCCGGAGCCATCCTCACATCTTTGTTTG tTACTCCTTTGGACGTTGTGAAGATCAGACTACAGGCACAGAAAAATCCCTTCCCTAAAG GGAAATGCTTTGTCTATTGCAATGGACTTATGGACcacatatgtgtgtgtgaaaaCGGCAACTCCAAGGCCTGGTATAAAGCACCAGGCCACTTCAATGGCACACTA GATGCCTTTGTCAAGATAGTTCGTCATGAAGGCATAAAGTCATTATGGAGTGGTTTACCTCCGACCCT TGTGATGGCGGTCCCAGCGACAGTGATCTACTTCACATGCTACGACCAGCTGTGTGCAGCTCTGAGGCTCAGGATGGGAGACTATGCTCAGGAGGCTCCTCTCGTAGCTGGAGCTGTTGCTAGAG TGGGTTCAGCAACGGTGATCAGCCCCTTAGAGCTAATTCGCACCAAGCTGCAGTCTCAGAAACAGTCGTACAGGGAGCTGATCGTCTGCATCCGCTCAGCTGTGGAGACAGAAGGCTGGCTGTCGTTGTGGCGAGGTCTTGGGCCCACGTTGCTGAGAGATGTGCCATTCTCAGCCATGTACTGGTACAACTATGAGAAGACCAAGGGCAGGCTGTGTGAGAGGTACAACACCAAAGAGCCCACGTTTACCATTACCTTCATATCTGGAGCGGTGTCTGGCTCT ATTGCTTCTCTCGTAACGTTGCCTTTTGATGTGGTCAAAACGAGAAGACAGGTGGAGCTGGGAGAGCTACAAGCCAAGAACT TGTCTCCTGAGGTGTCCACCTACACCTTCAGTGTGATGAGCAGGATTGTGGCCCAGGACGGTATCACTGGACTCTTTGCAG GTCTCCTCCCCAGGCTGATCAAAGTGGCTCCGGCCTGCGCCATCATGATCAGCACGTATGAGTTTGGAAAAGCCTTCTTTCACAAGCACAACCAGGAGAGGACACTCAGGCCGCTGCAGACAAGCAACACTTGA